The Klebsiella aerogenes KCTC 2190 region TCGACGATGGCGCTGTGCGGGTCGTGGTTAAAATCTGTCGAGACCAACGGTAATTCCGTATAGTCAACTATACCATGAAATGCTCCCTGTGCTGCTTTTTGCAGCAACTGGTTGACTTCACAGGCCTTTACCGGTTTTTTCACCGTCACGCTCAGGTCAATTGCGGTGACGTTAATCGTCGGTACACGTACCGCGATCGCCTCAAAACGGTCGTTAAACTGCGGGAAAATACGGGTGATCCCCGCCGCAAGTTTAGTATCAACCGGAATAATTGACTGGCTGGCCGCACGGGTGCGCCGCAGATCCGGGTGATAGGCATCGATCACCTGCTGGTCGTGCATCGCGGAGTGGATTGTCGTGACCGTTCCTGACTCAATGCCGTAGGCATCATCTAGCAGTTTAATGACCGGAATAATGCAGTTGGTAGTGCAGGAGGCGTTGGAGACAATGCGGTGCTCCGCGCGCAGTTCATCATGGTTGACGCCGAAGACTACCGTTGCGTCGAGATCGTTGCCGCCAGGATGTGAAAAGAGCACTTTCTTCGCGCCAGCCTGAAGATGGGCTTCGCCATGTTCACGGCTACCGTATACGCCGGTACAGTCCAGCACCACATCCACCGCCAGCTCCTGCCAGGGCAGCGCGGCGATAGAAGGCTCATGCAGTAGACGAATGACGTCATCGCCGACATACAGCTGTTCCCGCTCCTGGCGAACATCCCAGGAAAAACGGCCATGGCTGGTGTCGTACTTCAATAAATGCGCGATGCCTGCGGCATCCGCCAGTTCATTGATCGCCACCACGGTGATTTCCGCACGACGCCCGGATTCATACAAAGCGCGAACCACGTTGCGTCCTATGCGACCGAAGCCATTAATCGCGATGCGTATGGTCATAGGTCTCCTGCAAGGTTATCCCTGATTTGAGGTGGCTGACAGAGTAATCCAGCAACGCCTTTAGGGGAACCTTACCTGTCGCAAACTGCGACTGATTGATTAATTGTCGAACATTTATACGACTGAAACGCTTCAGCTAGAATAAGCCAAAGTCGGAATAAAAGGAATGTTTGTCCAGAGCAATAAACCAGCTATATGACTTGCGTCACATTTTCTTTGGAATAATTTACAGGATAGTTACATGTTCGAGGAATAGCGCCTACAAAAATCCGGGTGGCGAGGTAAAAGCAAAACGGTAACCCAGGGGTTACCGTTTTTGGTGTTCGCACCCTCTCCCACAGGAGAGGGTTGAGGTGCGGGCATCAGCCCGCACCGTACCAGCGATTACAGCAGTGCTTTCGCTTTGGCGACAACGTTGTCAACGGTGAAGCCGAACTCTTCAAACAGCTGCTCTGCCGGCGCAGACTCACCGAAGGTGGTCATGCCAACGATAGCGCCGTTCAGGCCAACGTATTTGAACCAGTAGTCCGCGATACCGGCTTCTACCGCTACGCGGGCAGAAACGGCTTTCGGCAGTACGGATTCACGATAGGCCGCATCCTGCTTGTCGAACGCGTCGGTGGACGGCATGGAGACCACGCGCGCCTTCACGCCTTCAGCGGTCAGTTTGTCCCACGCGGCAACCGCCAGTTCCACTTCTGAACCGGTAGCGATGAAGATCAGTTCCGGCTGGCCGGCGCAATCTTTCAGCACATAACCGCCGCGGGCCACGTTTGCCAGTTGCTCTTCGGTACGCTCCTGCTGCGCCAGGTTCTGACGGGAGAGGATCAGCGCGGTCGGGCCGTCCTGACGCTCTACGCCATATTTCCACGCAATCGCGGATTCAACCTGGTCACACGGACGCCAGGTGGACATGTTCGGCGTGACGCGCAGGGAAGCGACCTGCTCTACCGGCTGGTGAGTCGGGCCATCTTCGCCCAGACCGATGGAGTCGTGGGTGTAGACCATCACCTGACGCTGTTTCATCAGCGCCGCCATACGTACCGCGTTACGCGCATATTCCACGAACATCAGGAAGGTAGAGGTGTACGGCAGGAAACCGCCGTGCAGCGAGATACCGTTGGCAATCGCGGTCATACCGAATTCACGTACGCCGTAATGGATGTAGTTACCGGCGGTGTCTTCGTTGATCGGCTTAGAGCCGGACCACAGGGTCAGGTTGGACGGCGCCAGGTCGGCAGAACCGCCGAGGAATTCCGGCAGCAGCGGGCCAAACGCTTCAATGGCGTTCTGCGATGCTTTGCGGCTGGCGATCTTCGCCGGATTCGCCTGCAGCTTAGCGATGAACTCGTTAGCTTTGGCGTCGAAGTCAGACGGCATTTCGCCTTTCATACGGCGGGTGAATTCGGCGGCTTCCTGCGGGAAGGCTTTGGCGTAGGCGGCAAACTTCTCGTTCCACGCGGCTTCTTTCGCCTGGCCAGCTTCTTTCGCATCCCACTGCGCATAGATGTCAGACGGGATTTCAAACGGGCCGTATTTCCAGCCCAGCGCTTCGCGGGTCAGCGCGATTTCCGCGTCGCCCAGCGGCGCGCCGTGGGAATCATGGGTGCCTGCTTTGTTCGGCGAACCGAAGCCGATGATGGTTTTGCACATCAGCAGGGACGGTTTGTCGGTGACCGCGCGCGCTTCTTCTACCGCGCGTTTGATGGCGTCAGCGTCGTGACCGTCAACGCCGCGCACCACGTGCCAGCCGTAGGCTTCAAAGCGTTTCGCGGTATCGTCGGTGAACCAGCCTTCAACGTGACCATCGATGGAGATGCCGTTGTCATCATAGAACGCCACCAGTTTACCCAGTTTCAGGGTACCGGCCAGGGAGCACACTTCGTGAGAAATGCCTTCCATCATGCAGCCGTCGCCCATGAAGGCGTAGGTGAAGTGATCAACGATGTCGTGCCCTGGACGGTTAAACTGCGCCGCCAGCGTTTTTTCCGCGATAGCCATACCGACTGCGTTAGCGATCCCCTGACCCAGCGGGCCGGTGGTGGTTTCCACGCCTGCGGTGTAGCCGACTTCCGGGTGGCCCGGAGTCTTGGAGTGCAGCTGACGGAAGTTTTTCAGTTCTTCAATCGGCAGATCATAACCGGTGAGGTGCAGCAGGCTGTAAATCAGCATGGAGCCGTGACCGTTGGACAGCACGAAGCGGTCGCGATCGGCCCAGGACGGGTTCTGCGGGTTATGGTTCAGGAAATCACGCCACAGGACTTCGGCAATGTCAGCCATGCCCATCGGGGCGCCAGGGTGGCCGGATTTGGCTTTCTGTACAGCGTCCATGCTCAGCGCACGAATAGCGTTGGCAAGCTCTTTACGTGAGGACATTTTGACTCCAGTTCGGATGTTATAAGGCCATGCCCTTAACGACTTGACGAGAGCGCGTTTTGGGCTACGCCGGAAAAAAGTGTGAACAATGTAACCCAAGCGACAAAGCATGTACATGGAGCATCCTTTTGCCCATTAAGAAATCTCTGGAACACGTTGTGCTGCCGCGGAATCCACTCGCCCGGATCATGAGATACTATTTATACTTTGCACAGGACGAGGCGGGTCCGTCGTCGCCCATTATTCAGATAAAAAACCATAA contains the following coding sequences:
- the epd gene encoding erythrose-4-phosphate dehydrogenase, giving the protein MTIRIAINGFGRIGRNVVRALYESGRRAEITVVAINELADAAGIAHLLKYDTSHGRFSWDVRQEREQLYVGDDVIRLLHEPSIAALPWQELAVDVVLDCTGVYGSREHGEAHLQAGAKKVLFSHPGGNDLDATVVFGVNHDELRAEHRIVSNASCTTNCIIPVIKLLDDAYGIESGTVTTIHSAMHDQQVIDAYHPDLRRTRAASQSIIPVDTKLAAGITRIFPQFNDRFEAIAVRVPTINVTAIDLSVTVKKPVKACEVNQLLQKAAQGAFHGIVDYTELPLVSTDFNHDPHSAIVDGTQTRVSGAHLIKTLVWCDNEWGFANRMLDTTLAMAAQGFR
- the tkt gene encoding transketolase, whose product is MSSRKELANAIRALSMDAVQKAKSGHPGAPMGMADIAEVLWRDFLNHNPQNPSWADRDRFVLSNGHGSMLIYSLLHLTGYDLPIEELKNFRQLHSKTPGHPEVGYTAGVETTTGPLGQGIANAVGMAIAEKTLAAQFNRPGHDIVDHFTYAFMGDGCMMEGISHEVCSLAGTLKLGKLVAFYDDNGISIDGHVEGWFTDDTAKRFEAYGWHVVRGVDGHDADAIKRAVEEARAVTDKPSLLMCKTIIGFGSPNKAGTHDSHGAPLGDAEIALTREALGWKYGPFEIPSDIYAQWDAKEAGQAKEAAWNEKFAAYAKAFPQEAAEFTRRMKGEMPSDFDAKANEFIAKLQANPAKIASRKASQNAIEAFGPLLPEFLGGSADLAPSNLTLWSGSKPINEDTAGNYIHYGVREFGMTAIANGISLHGGFLPYTSTFLMFVEYARNAVRMAALMKQRQVMVYTHDSIGLGEDGPTHQPVEQVASLRVTPNMSTWRPCDQVESAIAWKYGVERQDGPTALILSRQNLAQQERTEEQLANVARGGYVLKDCAGQPELIFIATGSEVELAVAAWDKLTAEGVKARVVSMPSTDAFDKQDAAYRESVLPKAVSARVAVEAGIADYWFKYVGLNGAIVGMTTFGESAPAEQLFEEFGFTVDNVVAKAKALL